One segment of Triticum aestivum cultivar Chinese Spring chromosome 2A, IWGSC CS RefSeq v2.1, whole genome shotgun sequence DNA contains the following:
- the LOC123187190 gene encoding WD repeat-containing protein 25: MDLLSAAYGATSDDDADAAPPPSWSATALPSVAPPPPKRPRWESPPYPGYPPPPPLPSPRPAPPQAAPPPLAGRRYVSKRERALLAASQPPVGSAALLPPPVAPEFDSPVVGSFADSNIRADVLHSLRCQPKPGSNSSSPLKLSVSLMGHTKAVNCVDWSPSHGHLLASAGMDHTVRVWNVWNRGDTTARVLKHHTAAVKDVKWSHHRPFLLSGGLDCSSRLVDPEVGKEITVFKEDQPVEVIKFSPSNSNLFLSGGSKGSLRLWDIRTGLTTKEFNRSLGTILDLDFSADGKQFISSTDTTRSNVSENTIIVWDILREVPLSNQVYTEAFTCPCVRYHPYEASFVAQSNGNYIAIFSARPPFKLNRYRRFEGHGVWGFPIKCSFSLSGRELASGSSDGCIYFYDYKSSRFLRKIEAFKEACTYVAYHPVLHNVIASCGWTGEISVFE, encoded by the exons ATGGATCTCCTCTCCGCCGCCTACGGCGCCACCTCcgacgacgacgccgacgccgccccgcctccCAGCTGGTCCGCCACGGCCCTCCCCTCGGTCGCCCCGCCTCCCCCGAAGCGGCCGCGGTGGGAATCTCCCCCGTACCCTGGGTACCCACCaccacctcccctcccctccccgcgaCCGGCCCCaccccaagccgcgccgccgccactgGCTGGCAGAAGGTACGTCTCCAAGAGGGAGCGCGCCCTCCTGGCGGCATCCCAGCCTCCCGTGGGCTCCGCGGCACTGCTTCCTCCGCCGGTGGCGCCGGAGTTCGACTCCCCAG TTGTTGGATCTTTTGCTGATTCAAATATTCGAGCTGATGTTTTGCATTCTTTACGGTGCCAACCAAAGCCTGGATCAAACAGCAGTTCACCTTTGAAGCTCTCAGTGTCTTTGATGGGTCACACTAAAGCAGTCAATTGTGTGGATTGGTCACCGAGCCATG GACATCTTCTTGCTTCTGCTGGAATGGATCATACAGTCCGCGTATGGAACGTTTGGAACAGAGGGGATACTACTGCTCGAGTTTTAAAACATCATACTGCTGCTGTAAAGGATGTGAAGTGGTCCCATCATCGGCCCTTCTTACTTTCCGGGGGGCTTGATTGTTCCTCACGACTAGTTGACCCCGAGGTGGGAAAAGAAATCACGGTATTCAAGGAGGATCAACCAGTGGAGGTCATCAAGTTCAGTCCAAGCAACTCAAATCTCTTCCTGTCTGGTGGTTCCAAGGGTTCTCTTAGGCTCTGGGATATTCGAACTGGCTTGACAACTAAAGAGTTCAACAGAAGTCTTGGCACCATCCTCGACCTTGATTTCAGTGCTGATGGGAAGCAGTTTATCTCTTCAACCGACACAACCAGAAGTAATGTTAGTGAGAACACTATAATTGTATGGGATATATTACGAGAAGTTCCTCTATCTAACCAG GTTTATACAGAAGCATTCACCTGTCCCTGTGTGAGATACCACCCATACGAAGCTTCTTTTGTCGCGCAATCCAACGGCAACTACATCGCTATTTTCTCAGCAAGGCCGCCATTCAAGCTAAACAGGTACAGGCGGTTCGAAGGACATGGAGTGTGGGGCTTTCCGATAAAGTGCAGTTTCTCTTTGAGCGGGAGGGAGCTTGCATCTGGTTCGTCCGATGGCTGCATCTACTTTTATGACTATAAGTCCTCGAGGTTTCTGAGAAAGATCGAAGCCTTCAAAGAAGCGTGCACTTATGTTGCATACCACCCTGTACTACATAATGTGATTGCTtcatgtgggtggactggtgaaATATCTGTTTTCGAATGA